The following proteins are co-located in the Chryseobacterium daecheongense genome:
- a CDS encoding DUF2795 domain-containing protein has protein sequence MYWTLELASYLSDAPWPMTKAELIDYAIRTGAPMEVVENLQAIEDEGEIYDAIDEIWSDYPTDEDYLWNEDEY, from the coding sequence ATGTACTGGACATTAGAATTAGCTTCGTATTTAAGTGACGCACCTTGGCCAATGACAAAAGCAGAGCTTATTGATTATGCAATCAGAACTGGTGCCCCAATGGAAGTAGTGGAAAACCTTCAGGCTATTGAAGATGAAGGAGAAATTTATGACGCCATTGATGAGATCTGGAGTGACTATCCTACTGATGAGGATTACCTTTGGAATGAAGACGAATATTAA
- the secA gene encoding preprotein translocase subunit SecA, producing MSFLNKVLKGFLGDKKAQDLKEVKKVVTKIKAVEPTIQQLSDDGLREKTAEFKDKIKSATSTITAQIEQIKEQIKNSTNVDEKEALFSKIESLKKESYEIEEKVLSQILPEAFALIKETARRWAENGEIRVTATATDRELAATKDFVEIQGDTAVWKNSWDAAGTPVVWDMVHYDVQFIGGVILHSGKIAEMATGEGKTLVGTLPIYLNALPERGVHVVTVNDYLAKRDSAWMGPLYQFHGMSIDCIDNHQPNSDGRRKAYNSDITYGTNNEFGFDYLRDNMVTSPSELVQRELNFAIVDEVDSVLVDDARTPLIISGPVPQGDRQEFDVLKPSIDRIVEVQKKTVSTIFNEAKKLIAAGNTKEGGFKLLQAYRGLPKNRQLIKFLSESGNRALLQKVEGQYMQDNNRDMPIVDKDLYFVIEEKNNQVDLTDKGVEYMSQGNSDPNFFVLPDIGTEIAELEAKNLSKEEEFEAKEKLFSDFAEKSERVHTMSQLLKAYTLFEKDDEYVVIDGEVKIVDEQTGRIMEGRRYSDGLHQAIEAKENVKIEAATQTFATITLQNYFRMYNKLAGMTGTAETEAGELWEIYKLDVVVIPTNRPILRHDRQDLVYKTNREKYNAVIEEVESLTAAGRPVLVGTTSVEISQLLSKALQLRKIPHQVLNAKLHKKEAEIVAGAGQPGVVTIATNMAGRGTDIKLSKEVKEAGGLAIIGTERHDSRRVDRQLRGRAGRQGDPGSSQFYVSLEDNLMRLFGSERIAKMMDRMGHKEGEVIQHSMISKSIERAQKKVEENNFGIRKRLLEYDDVMNKQRDVIYKRRKNALFGDHLKYDITNMIFDVANSIAAKGKANGSFKDFEFEVIKHFTMGSPVSESDFGNKSVQDLTNILFKAAQEDYQMKLNLLKEKSFPIIENVYQNQGSMFKMIQVPFSDGHKTLTIVTDLKDAFESQCDTLINDFEKNITLSIIDENWKLHLREMDDLRRSSQGAVYEQKDPLVIYKQESFHLFSEMVDKMNKEIISFLYKGEIPA from the coding sequence ATGAGTTTTTTAAATAAAGTTCTTAAGGGGTTTTTGGGAGACAAGAAAGCGCAGGACCTAAAAGAAGTAAAAAAAGTTGTAACAAAAATCAAAGCTGTTGAACCTACCATTCAGCAATTGAGTGATGATGGTTTAAGAGAAAAAACTGCTGAGTTTAAAGATAAGATCAAATCAGCAACAAGTACCATTACAGCGCAAATAGAACAAATAAAAGAGCAGATAAAAAACTCAACGAATGTTGATGAAAAAGAAGCTCTTTTCTCAAAAATTGAATCTCTTAAAAAAGAATCATACGAAATTGAAGAAAAAGTTCTTAGCCAGATTCTTCCTGAAGCTTTTGCATTGATAAAAGAGACAGCAAGAAGATGGGCAGAGAACGGAGAGATCCGCGTAACAGCAACTGCGACAGACAGAGAACTTGCAGCAACTAAAGATTTCGTAGAAATTCAAGGAGATACAGCCGTTTGGAAAAACTCTTGGGATGCAGCCGGAACTCCTGTAGTTTGGGATATGGTCCATTATGATGTTCAGTTTATCGGAGGGGTTATTCTTCACAGCGGTAAAATTGCCGAGATGGCAACCGGTGAAGGTAAAACCCTGGTAGGAACATTACCTATTTATTTAAATGCTCTTCCGGAAAGAGGAGTTCACGTAGTTACCGTAAACGACTACCTTGCTAAAAGGGACTCCGCATGGATGGGACCTCTTTATCAGTTCCATGGAATGTCCATCGACTGTATCGATAACCACCAGCCGAATTCAGACGGAAGAAGAAAAGCCTATAACTCGGATATCACTTACGGAACCAATAACGAATTCGGTTTTGATTACCTGAGAGATAACATGGTGACTTCACCTTCAGAACTGGTACAAAGAGAATTGAACTTTGCCATCGTGGATGAGGTAGATTCTGTATTGGTAGATGACGCAAGAACACCTTTGATTATTTCAGGTCCTGTACCTCAGGGAGACAGACAGGAATTTGATGTATTAAAACCTTCTATCGACAGAATTGTAGAGGTACAGAAAAAAACTGTTTCAACAATTTTCAATGAAGCAAAAAAATTAATTGCTGCAGGAAATACGAAAGAAGGAGGTTTTAAATTGCTTCAGGCCTACAGAGGTCTTCCGAAAAACAGACAATTGATTAAATTTTTATCGGAAAGCGGTAACCGTGCGTTGCTTCAAAAAGTTGAGGGGCAATACATGCAGGATAACAACCGTGATATGCCGATCGTAGATAAAGATCTGTATTTTGTAATTGAAGAAAAAAACAATCAGGTAGATCTTACAGATAAAGGGGTAGAGTATATGTCACAAGGAAACTCAGATCCTAACTTCTTTGTTCTTCCTGATATCGGAACTGAAATTGCAGAACTGGAGGCTAAAAATTTATCTAAAGAAGAAGAATTTGAGGCTAAAGAAAAATTATTCTCTGATTTCGCTGAAAAATCCGAGCGTGTTCACACGATGAGCCAATTATTAAAAGCATATACATTGTTCGAAAAAGATGATGAATATGTAGTAATTGATGGTGAAGTTAAAATCGTTGATGAGCAAACAGGACGTATCATGGAAGGACGTCGTTATTCAGATGGTCTTCACCAGGCAATCGAAGCGAAAGAAAATGTAAAAATTGAGGCTGCTACCCAAACTTTTGCGACGATAACGCTTCAGAACTATTTCCGTATGTACAATAAGCTTGCGGGGATGACCGGTACAGCAGAAACGGAAGCGGGTGAGCTTTGGGAAATCTACAAATTAGATGTTGTGGTTATCCCTACCAACCGTCCTATCTTAAGACATGACAGACAGGATCTGGTATATAAAACCAACAGAGAAAAATACAACGCAGTTATTGAAGAAGTTGAAAGCTTAACAGCAGCAGGAAGACCTGTTCTGGTTGGTACAACTTCTGTTGAAATATCTCAATTACTATCCAAAGCACTTCAGCTAAGAAAAATCCCACACCAGGTATTGAACGCAAAACTTCACAAGAAGGAAGCGGAAATTGTAGCTGGAGCAGGACAGCCGGGAGTGGTGACCATTGCAACCAACATGGCAGGTCGTGGTACGGATATCAAACTTTCCAAAGAAGTAAAAGAAGCGGGAGGTTTAGCAATTATCGGTACAGAAAGACACGATTCAAGACGTGTTGACAGACAGCTAAGAGGTAGAGCAGGACGTCAGGGTGACCCTGGTAGCTCCCAGTTCTATGTATCTCTTGAAGATAATCTGATGCGTTTGTTCGGATCTGAAAGAATTGCCAAGATGATGGACAGAATGGGTCATAAGGAAGGAGAAGTAATTCAGCATTCTATGATCAGCAAGTCTATTGAAAGAGCTCAGAAAAAAGTAGAGGAAAATAACTTCGGAATCAGAAAGAGACTTCTTGAGTATGATGATGTAATGAATAAGCAGCGTGACGTAATCTATAAAAGAAGAAAGAACGCATTATTCGGAGATCACCTGAAGTATGACATTACCAATATGATATTTGACGTTGCAAATTCTATTGCAGCCAAAGGTAAAGCTAATGGCAGTTTCAAAGATTTTGAATTTGAAGTCATCAAACATTTCACAATGGGTTCTCCTGTTTCTGAAAGTGATTTCGGTAACAAATCTGTTCAGGATCTTACGAATATCCTTTTCAAAGCAGCACAGGAAGATTATCAGATGAAGTTGAATCTGTTGAAGGAGAAATCATTCCCTATCATTGAAAATGTATACCAAAATCAGGGTTCAATGTTCAAAATGATTCAGGTTCCTTTCTCGGATGGACATAAGACGCTTACAATTGTTACGGATCTTAAAGATGCCTTTGAAAGCCAGTGCGATACGCTGATCAACGATTTCGAGAAAAATATTACGTTATCAATCATCGATGAAAACTGGAAACTTCACTTACGTGAAATGGATGACTTAAGAA